Proteins from a single region of Schistocerca gregaria isolate iqSchGreg1 chromosome 3, iqSchGreg1.2, whole genome shotgun sequence:
- the LOC126355127 gene encoding peflin isoform X2 has protein sequence MSYPNLSYAGYGGAQPSSGYPGNTGYPGQQAPSSAGYPGQQAPGSYPGGGGYPNAQQPYAGGQPQSGFGGQPSNYGSYPGGYDGVSPEVQQWFNAVDVDRSGKISAKELQAALVNGQGKNFSETACALMIGMFDQDKSGTIDVKEFQLLYNYINQWLATFRSYDKDGSGSIEEHELNQALQQMGFRFSPDFVKFLVQRSDTREHKRITVDQFIVICVQIQRFTEAFRARDKEMRGVITIGFEDFLGLALSCSV, from the exons ATGTCATACCCG AATCTGAGCTATGCTGGTTATGGAGGCGCTCAACCCAGTAGTGGCTATCCCGGTAACACTGGTTACCCAGGCCAGCAAGCTCCAAGTTCAGCTGGTTATCCTGGACAGCAAGCTCCAGGTTCATACCCAGGCGGTGGAGGTTATCCAAACGCACAGCAGCCCTATGCTGGAGGACAGCCACAGTCCGGATTTGGTGGCCAGCCATCGAATTATGGCTCTTACCCAGGAGGATACGACGGAGTAAGTCCGGAAGTACAACAGTGGTTCAATGCCGTCGATGTTGACCGCTCAGGAAAAATATCAGCAAAGGAATTGCAGGCGGCGCTTGTAAATGGGCAGGGAAAGAATTTTAGTGAGACAGCGTGTGCCCTAATGATAG GCATGTTTGACCAAGACAAAAGTGGAACAATTGATGTCAAAGAATTTCAGCTTTTATACAATTACATAAATCAGTGGCTTGCAACATTTAGAAGTTATGACAAAGATGGTTCTGGAAGCATTGAAGAACACGAGTTGAACCAAG CTCTTCAGCAGATGGGATTCCGTTTCTCTCCAGATTTTGTGAAGTTTCTAGTACAAAGGAGTGATACAAGAGAACATAAACGTATAACTGTTGATCAGTTCATTGTTATATGTGTGCAAATTCAGAGGTTTACAG AGGCATTTCGAGCGCGCGACAAGGAAATGAGGGGTGTAATTACTATTGGATTTGAGGACTTTTTAGGCTTGGCATTGAGCTGTTCTGTATGA
- the LOC126355127 gene encoding peflin isoform X1 yields the protein MSYPQNLSYAGYGGAQPSSGYPGNTGYPGQQAPSSAGYPGQQAPGSYPGGGGYPNAQQPYAGGQPQSGFGGQPSNYGSYPGGYDGVSPEVQQWFNAVDVDRSGKISAKELQAALVNGQGKNFSETACALMIGMFDQDKSGTIDVKEFQLLYNYINQWLATFRSYDKDGSGSIEEHELNQALQQMGFRFSPDFVKFLVQRSDTREHKRITVDQFIVICVQIQRFTEAFRARDKEMRGVITIGFEDFLGLALSCSV from the exons ATGTCATACCCG CAGAATCTGAGCTATGCTGGTTATGGAGGCGCTCAACCCAGTAGTGGCTATCCCGGTAACACTGGTTACCCAGGCCAGCAAGCTCCAAGTTCAGCTGGTTATCCTGGACAGCAAGCTCCAGGTTCATACCCAGGCGGTGGAGGTTATCCAAACGCACAGCAGCCCTATGCTGGAGGACAGCCACAGTCCGGATTTGGTGGCCAGCCATCGAATTATGGCTCTTACCCAGGAGGATACGACGGAGTAAGTCCGGAAGTACAACAGTGGTTCAATGCCGTCGATGTTGACCGCTCAGGAAAAATATCAGCAAAGGAATTGCAGGCGGCGCTTGTAAATGGGCAGGGAAAGAATTTTAGTGAGACAGCGTGTGCCCTAATGATAG GCATGTTTGACCAAGACAAAAGTGGAACAATTGATGTCAAAGAATTTCAGCTTTTATACAATTACATAAATCAGTGGCTTGCAACATTTAGAAGTTATGACAAAGATGGTTCTGGAAGCATTGAAGAACACGAGTTGAACCAAG CTCTTCAGCAGATGGGATTCCGTTTCTCTCCAGATTTTGTGAAGTTTCTAGTACAAAGGAGTGATACAAGAGAACATAAACGTATAACTGTTGATCAGTTCATTGTTATATGTGTGCAAATTCAGAGGTTTACAG AGGCATTTCGAGCGCGCGACAAGGAAATGAGGGGTGTAATTACTATTGGATTTGAGGACTTTTTAGGCTTGGCATTGAGCTGTTCTGTATGA